The Thermoleophilaceae bacterium genome includes a region encoding these proteins:
- a CDS encoding VOC family protein: MTSVDSPRPGIIDFVHVGLVVEDLDETVRFLTLLGFDCGEPGVFSGDWIDRIIGLENATVEVVMARGPDGSDVFEVVRFRSPAAGTGEPAPPANRPGLRHIAFKVDDVRGVVDRVRAAGWQTVGEIVNFENTFLLCYVRGPEGLIVELAERLGSRPD, translated from the coding sequence ATGACCTCAGTGGACAGCCCCCGGCCCGGCATCATTGACTTCGTCCACGTCGGCCTCGTCGTCGAGGACCTCGACGAGACCGTCCGGTTCCTTACGCTGCTGGGCTTCGACTGCGGCGAGCCGGGCGTGTTCAGCGGCGACTGGATCGATCGGATCATCGGTCTGGAGAACGCGACGGTCGAGGTCGTGATGGCCCGTGGCCCTGACGGCAGCGACGTGTTCGAGGTGGTGCGCTTCCGCTCGCCTGCCGCCGGCACCGGGGAGCCGGCGCCGCCCGCGAACCGGCCCGGTCTGCGGCACATCGCCTTCAAGGTCGACGACGTGCGGGGCGTGGTCGACCGCGTCCGAGCGGCCGGCTGGCAAACGGTCGGGGAGATCGTCAACTTCGAGAACACCTTCCTGCTCTGCTACGTCCGCGGGCCTGAAGGCCTGATCGTCGAACTCGCGGAGCGGCTCGGCTCTCGGCCGGATTAG